A section of the Campylobacter lanienae NCTC 13004 genome encodes:
- the hypB gene encoding hydrogenase nickel incorporation protein HypB, whose translation MCKDCGCSMGNHSHHDHTHHHDHPALNEKKTVEVVTKILQENDHEAAHNRAHLDEYGLLCVNLMSSPGAGKTTLLEATIKSSGLRVGVVEGDLETNMDANRIINAGGKAHQISTGQTCHLDAFMVHNGLHHLPLKELDLVFIENVGNLVCPASYDVGAHLNAVLISVPEGSDKVAKYPVMFRAADIVVITKTSLLEHFDFDINEVKKEAKKLNPKVDIIEVDSKTGLGIDKWINYLKMKKELK comes from the coding sequence ATGTGTAAAGATTGCGGTTGTAGCATGGGAAACCATAGCCATCACGACCATACTCACCATCATGATCATCCAGCTTTAAATGAGAAAAAAACAGTAGAAGTAGTAACCAAAATATTACAAGAAAACGACCACGAAGCTGCTCACAATAGAGCGCATTTAGACGAATATGGGCTATTGTGTGTGAATTTGATGAGTAGTCCGGGAGCTGGGAAAACCACGCTTTTAGAAGCTACTATAAAATCAAGTGGCCTAAGAGTTGGGGTAGTTGAGGGGGATTTAGAGACCAATATGGATGCTAATCGCATTATAAACGCAGGCGGCAAGGCTCATCAGATTAGCACTGGCCAAACTTGTCATTTAGATGCTTTTATGGTGCATAATGGCTTACACCACTTGCCACTTAAAGAGCTTGATTTGGTATTTATAGAAAATGTTGGAAATTTAGTTTGCCCAGCTAGTTATGATGTGGGGGCTCACCTTAATGCTGTCTTAATCAGTGTGCCAGAAGGGAGCGATAAGGTGGCTAAATATCCTGTTATGTTTAGGGCGGCTGATATAGTGGTGATAACGAAAACTTCGCTATTAGAGCATTTTGATTTTGATATCAATGAGGTAAAAAAAGAGGCCAAAAAGCTAAATCCAAAAGTTGATATAATAGAAGTCGATAGCAAAACAGGCCTTGGCATAGATAAGTGGATAAATTATTTAAAAATGAAAAAGGAATTAAAATAA
- the hypF gene encoding carbamoyltransferase HypF: MRLVKIEIYGLVQGVGFRPFVYQLAVNLGLNGRVFNDSSGVKIELNGDSNSVDEFIKSLKTELPPLARIDKIVVNNGHNIYNEFKIISSADSYKFAPILPDFAICDECKNELLDSSNYRYNHAFINCTNCGPRFSLIRCLPYDRANTTMSKFKMCDKCEAEYKNPINRRYHAQPIACKACGPKLLYKDMSGNILSSDENALKDCINAIKSGKIVAIKGVGGFHLVCDGLNHQAIFDLRARKNRPDKPFAIMCKDIEMAQKYAYIDEYEAKVLSSNLKPIVLLKSKNSLPDIVAKNIDKVGIFLPPTPLHILLLNSLNSPIIATSANLSKEPIIKDYDSIKDKLSGVCDFVLDNDRDIINPSDDSICFTLDEKAIYLRTSRGLKPSILPLNLNGIAPKGCFLALGALMKNQFAIYKDGLIFSSVYIGDMGSVATKLRFDELLESFKSIYGFEFDFVLGDAHPHFGFIDDFAKSYEIHRVYHHHAHALSVMLENGISGDVIALSFDGTGYGKDSTIWGGEILRCSKGEFDRIMHFDSFDLIGGDKAIKNIYYLAYAIAKKYSLNSPKLDRLIPEIQKDNLDKILKNQINTIKCSSLGRIFDAFASIIFELKSVSYDAQAPMMVESLYDESLDVAYEFSINDGVISYEDAFKGALIDEPRIAATAFINGLANLALDIASIYNLPIVLCGGVWQNKALLRKTIDKFKKNNIAYYLPINEPINDSAIAMGQIYFGLNMLRYNHKF; this comes from the coding sequence TTGAGATTAGTTAAAATTGAAATTTACGGATTAGTCCAAGGTGTAGGATTTCGCCCTTTTGTCTATCAATTGGCTGTGAATTTGGGCTTAAATGGTAGAGTTTTTAATGATTCTAGTGGAGTCAAAATAGAGCTAAATGGCGACTCAAATTCGGTTGATGAGTTTATAAAATCCCTTAAAACCGAGCTACCGCCACTTGCTAGAATAGATAAAATTGTAGTAAATAATGGTCATAATATATATAATGAATTTAAGATTATTAGCTCTGCTGATAGCTATAAATTTGCCCCTATTTTGCCTGATTTTGCTATTTGTGATGAGTGTAAAAATGAGCTTTTAGATAGTAGTAATTATAGATATAATCATGCTTTTATAAACTGCACAAATTGTGGGCCGAGATTTTCTTTGATTAGGTGTTTGCCTTATGATAGGGCAAATACCACGATGAGTAAATTTAAAATGTGCGATAAGTGCGAAGCTGAATATAAAAATCCGATTAATCGTCGCTATCACGCCCAGCCAATAGCGTGTAAAGCCTGCGGGCCAAAACTACTATATAAAGATATGAGTGGCAATATTTTAAGCAGTGATGAAAATGCGCTAAAAGATTGTATAAATGCGATTAAAAGCGGTAAAATCGTAGCGATTAAGGGTGTTGGCGGATTTCATCTTGTCTGCGATGGCTTAAATCATCAAGCTATATTTGACCTAAGAGCTAGAAAAAATCGCCCTGATAAACCATTTGCCATAATGTGTAAAGATATAGAGATGGCGCAAAAATACGCTTATATAGATGAGTATGAAGCCAAGGTTTTAAGCTCAAATTTAAAGCCAATAGTTTTACTCAAATCTAAAAACAGTCTCCCAGATATAGTGGCTAAAAATATTGATAAAGTTGGTATATTTTTGCCACCGACGCCACTTCATATTCTGCTCTTAAACTCTCTAAATTCGCCCATCATCGCCACAAGTGCCAATCTAAGCAAAGAGCCAATTATAAAAGATTATGATAGTATTAAGGATAAATTAAGCGGGGTTTGTGATTTTGTTTTGGATAATGATAGAGATATTATCAATCCAAGCGATGATAGCATATGCTTTACCCTAGATGAAAAGGCGATATATCTGCGAACTTCAAGAGGGTTAAAGCCATCTATTTTGCCACTAAATTTAAATGGCATCGCCCCTAAGGGCTGCTTTTTAGCACTTGGTGCCTTGATGAAAAATCAATTTGCCATTTATAAAGATGGGTTGATATTTAGCTCTGTTTATATCGGCGATATGGGAAGTGTAGCGACAAAATTAAGATTTGATGAGTTACTAGAGAGCTTTAAGAGTATATATGGGTTTGAGTTTGATTTTGTTTTAGGGGACGCTCATCCGCATTTTGGATTTATAGATGATTTTGCGAAAAGTTATGAAATTCACAGAGTCTATCACCATCACGCTCACGCCTTAAGCGTTATGCTAGAAAATGGCATTAGCGGCGATGTGATAGCGCTTAGCTTTGATGGGACTGGGTATGGGAAGGACTCTACGATTTGGGGTGGAGAGATTTTGAGATGCTCTAAGGGCGAATTTGATAGGATAATGCATTTTGATAGCTTTGATCTAATTGGCGGGGATAAGGCTATTAAAAATATATACTACCTAGCCTACGCAATAGCTAAAAAATACTCTTTAAATTCGCCAAAATTGGATAGATTAATACCTGAAATTCAAAAAGATAATCTAGATAAGATATTAAAAAATCAGATAAATACCATAAAATGTAGCTCTTTGGGTAGGATTTTTGACGCTTTTGCTTCTATAATTTTTGAGCTAAAATCTGTAAGCTATGACGCACAAGCGCCTATGATGGTTGAGTCTTTGTATGATGAGAGCTTGGATGTGGCTTATGAGTTTAGTATAAATGATGGAGTTATCAGCTATGAAGATGCCTTTAAAGGTGCTTTGATAGATGAGCCTAGAATCGCCGCTACAGCATTTATAAATGGATTGGCGAATTTAGCCTTAGATATAGCTAGTATCTATAATTTGCCTATTGTCTTATGTGGCGGAGTGTGGCAAAATAAGGCATTATTAAGAAAAACTATAGATAAATTCAAAAAAAATAATATAGCATATTATCTGCCTATTAATGAGCCTATTAATGATTCTGCCATTGCGATGGGGCAAATTTATTTTGGCTTAAATATGCTTAGATATAATCATAAATTTTAA
- a CDS encoding HyaD/HybD family hydrogenase maturation endopeptidase, with amino-acid sequence MRVLILGVGNVMFADEGVGVHFVKMIENNFKFNSKEHNLKFVDGGTLANHLTPIMADSDYLIVVDCIDADGGQIGDVYFFDFEDMPKSIKWSGSAHEIEMLQTIEMMDLVGDRPKTKIIGVVPKRVEPMSFELSSEVLNSSDLMSKIILKELKSLGFEYSKIDDKNLQDIANEWKKEQF; translated from the coding sequence ATGCGTGTTTTAATCCTAGGAGTAGGAAATGTAATGTTCGCCGACGAAGGTGTCGGCGTTCATTTTGTTAAGATGATTGAGAATAACTTTAAATTTAACTCCAAAGAACATAATTTAAAATTTGTAGATGGCGGTACTTTAGCAAATCATTTAACTCCGATAATGGCTGATAGCGATTATTTAATAGTCGTTGATTGTATCGATGCTGATGGTGGGCAGATAGGAGATGTATATTTCTTTGATTTTGAAGATATGCCAAAGAGTATAAAGTGGTCTGGCTCAGCTCATGAGATTGAGATGCTACAAACCATAGAGATGATGGATTTGGTGGGTGATAGACCAAAGACTAAGATAATTGGCGTGGTACCAAAGAGAGTTGAGCCTATGAGTTTTGAGCTTAGTAGTGAGGTTTTAAATTCATCTGATTTGATGAGTAAAATAATATTAAAAGAGCTAAAATCTCTTGGATTTGAGTATAGCAAGATAGATGACAAAAATTTACAAGATATCGCAAACGAGTGGAAAAAGGAGCAATTTTGA
- the cybH gene encoding Ni/Fe-hydrogenase, b-type cytochrome subunit, protein MKNSKKHIADYEFSIGLRLTHWIRAISIVVLSVSGFYLAYVFVSPAITGEPINFMNAKWRAVHQIAGFILIGCFIFKTYLFFFDKQSHIERVSVRDFLSPKIWIDQIKYYLFLGKHPHIQGTYNPLQFASYIFFYIVLFVICLTGLILYVNVYHDGLGGLLYTPMRVIEAWMGGLANVRQIHHIAMWIIFIFVVVHIYMAVFNAIKGKDGAMDAIISGYKFPKEK, encoded by the coding sequence ATGAAAAATAGTAAAAAACATATCGCTGATTATGAATTTAGCATAGGATTACGCCTTACGCACTGGATTAGAGCTATATCTATTGTGGTTTTGAGCGTGAGCGGATTTTATCTTGCTTATGTCTTTGTAAGTCCTGCTATAACGGGTGAGCCTATAAATTTTATGAATGCTAAATGGCGTGCTGTGCATCAAATAGCTGGATTTATACTAATAGGTTGTTTTATCTTTAAGACATATCTATTTTTCTTTGATAAACAAAGCCATATAGAAAGAGTGAGTGTAAGGGATTTTCTAAGCCCAAAAATTTGGATAGATCAGATCAAATACTATCTATTTTTAGGCAAACACCCACATATTCAAGGAACCTATAATCCACTACAATTTGCCTCTTATATATTCTTTTATATTGTGCTTTTTGTGATCTGTCTAACTGGCTTGATCTTATATGTCAATGTATATCATGATGGGCTTGGCGGGTTGCTTTATACGCCTATGAGAGTTATTGAGGCTTGGATGGGAGGACTTGCTAATGTGCGTCAAATTCACCATATTGCTATGTGGATTATCTTTATTTTTGTGGTAGTTCATATCTATATGGCTGTATTTAACGCTATAAAAGGCAAAGATGGTGCTATGGATGCGATAATCAGCGGCTACAAATTCCCAAAAGAGAAGTAG
- a CDS encoding nickel-dependent hydrogenase large subunit has protein sequence MSEQRIVVDPITRIEGHLRVEVVVDENNVVKEAYSGSTLWRGIEVIVKGRDPRDAGFMTQRICGVCTFSHYRAGIEAVENALGIVPPLNAKLTRTLMNAALFLHDHPVHFYQLHALDFVDVVSALSADPKKASQEAFKYCDTPYACGADQLKLVQDKVKKFVEKGNLGPFANAYWGHSTYKFSPEQNLIALSHYLECLRLQRTIAQAMAVFGAKQPHPQSLTVGGVTCIMDLQDPARLGEYMVKFQEMADFINRAYWPDLVMAAKAYANEPSVVNDVGTPNLLTYQDFQIGANEYLFDGGYILNGDISKVFEVDESKITEEATRSWYKNDAPLHPYDGDTTPNYTGFKDAKTLNAKGEMEDSKVFDLDGKYSWIKAPRYDSLPMQVGPLANIVINYAKGNKNVVPVVDKFLAETGLPVSAVLSTLGRTACRMIEAKIIADNTLRAFNNLIENLKIDDSTCAKYQIDSKKEYKGRFIGNVPRGMLSHWCRIKNGVIENWQAVVPSTWNASPKDAKGQMGSYEACLIGLKIADLKQPLEIIRKIHSYDPCIACAVHVMDTKGNELSSYKVNPNLI, from the coding sequence ATGAGCGAACAAAGAATAGTAGTTGATCCGATAACTAGAATTGAAGGCCACCTTCGTGTAGAGGTGGTTGTGGATGAGAATAATGTAGTTAAAGAAGCTTATAGTGGCTCAACTCTTTGGCGTGGTATTGAGGTGATTGTCAAAGGTAGAGATCCAAGAGATGCTGGTTTTATGACGCAAAGAATTTGCGGTGTTTGTACATTTTCGCACTATAGAGCAGGGATTGAAGCTGTAGAAAATGCTCTTGGTATCGTCCCGCCACTCAATGCCAAACTCACTAGAACGCTTATGAATGCGGCTCTATTTTTACATGATCATCCTGTGCATTTCTATCAACTTCATGCGCTTGATTTTGTAGATGTGGTGAGCGCTTTGAGTGCTGATCCAAAAAAGGCTAGCCAAGAAGCATTTAAATATTGCGATACTCCATATGCATGTGGCGCAGATCAGTTAAAATTAGTTCAAGATAAGGTTAAAAAATTCGTAGAAAAAGGCAACCTTGGGCCATTTGCTAATGCTTATTGGGGGCACTCTACTTATAAATTTAGCCCAGAGCAAAATCTAATAGCCCTTAGCCACTATCTAGAGTGTTTAAGACTTCAAAGAACAATAGCTCAAGCTATGGCGGTATTTGGTGCTAAGCAGCCACACCCACAAAGCCTAACTGTCGGTGGCGTAACTTGTATAATGGATCTACAAGACCCAGCAAGACTAGGTGAATATATGGTGAAATTCCAAGAGATGGCTGATTTTATCAATCGTGCTTATTGGCCGGATTTGGTGATGGCGGCTAAGGCTTATGCTAATGAACCAAGTGTGGTAAATGATGTAGGAACTCCAAATTTATTAACATATCAAGATTTCCAAATTGGTGCTAATGAGTATCTATTTGATGGTGGTTATATCTTAAATGGTGATATATCTAAGGTATTTGAAGTAGATGAGAGTAAAATCACCGAAGAAGCGACTCGCTCATGGTATAAAAACGACGCTCCACTTCACCCTTATGATGGTGATACTACGCCAAATTACACAGGATTTAAAGATGCTAAAACTCTAAATGCTAAGGGCGAAATGGAAGATTCTAAAGTCTTTGATTTAGATGGTAAATATAGCTGGATCAAAGCCCCAAGATATGATAGCTTGCCTATGCAAGTTGGCCCACTAGCAAATATAGTTATAAATTACGCTAAAGGCAATAAAAATGTAGTGCCAGTAGTGGATAAATTCCTAGCTGAAACAGGGCTTCCTGTGAGTGCTGTATTATCAACTTTGGGTAGGACTGCTTGTAGGATGATTGAAGCAAAAATTATCGCTGATAATACCTTAAGGGCTTTTAATAATCTAATTGAGAATTTAAAAATCGATGATAGCACTTGCGCTAAATATCAAATAGATAGCAAAAAAGAGTATAAAGGTAGATTTATCGGTAATGTGCCTCGTGGTATGCTAAGCCACTGGTGTAGGATTAAAAATGGAGTGATTGAGAATTGGCAAGCTGTCGTTCCATCTACTTGGAATGCTAGCCCAAAAGATGCTAAAGGTCAAATGGGTAGCTATGAGGCTTGTTTGATTGGGCTTAAAATCGCTGATTTAAAACAGCCTTTAGAGATAATACGCAAAATTCACTCTTATGATCCTTGTATAGCGTGTGCTGTCCATGTGATGGATACAAAGGGTAATGAATTAAGTAGCTATAAAGTTAATCCGAATTTAATCTAA
- a CDS encoding hydrogenase small subunit, with product MVDNHNITTIQNRLSELAKLPKMKANSSIMDVLNEHGFTRRDFMKWAGVMTALMALPASFAPMVAQAAELSDRLPVIWLHMAECTGCSESLLRSDAPTIDSLIFDYISLEYHETVMAASGWQAEENLEQAIQKYKGKYVLMVEGGIPDGDSAFYLTVGPKGTTGREHAIHASDNALAIFAIGTCSSFGGIQAAAPNPTNAKPLHKITNKPVINVPGCPPSEKNIVGNVLNFLLFGTLPALDVYNRPKWAYGLRIHDLCERRGHFDAGEFVQEFGDEGAKNGYCLYKVGCKGPYTFNNCSRERFNQHTSWPIQAGHGCIGCSEPDFWDQMGPFEVPLGDRLYNTVFDGLGADAISDKIGIGVLAITGVAVAAHALIATATKEKE from the coding sequence ATGGTAGATAATCATAATATAACCACCATACAAAATAGGCTATCAGAGTTAGCCAAACTTCCAAAAATGAAAGCAAATAGCTCTATTATGGATGTTTTAAACGAACACGGCTTTACTCGTAGAGATTTTATGAAATGGGCTGGAGTGATGACTGCTCTTATGGCCTTGCCGGCTAGTTTTGCACCTATGGTAGCTCAAGCAGCTGAGCTTAGCGATAGATTGCCTGTGATTTGGCTCCATATGGCTGAATGTACCGGCTGTAGCGAGAGCCTTTTAAGAAGTGATGCACCTACAATTGATAGCTTAATATTTGATTATATCAGTTTAGAGTATCATGAAACAGTTATGGCGGCTTCTGGTTGGCAAGCTGAAGAGAATTTAGAACAAGCTATACAAAAGTATAAAGGTAAATATGTCTTAATGGTAGAAGGGGGAATTCCAGATGGTGATAGCGCTTTTTATTTAACAGTAGGCCCAAAAGGCACAACAGGTAGAGAACATGCTATCCACGCTAGTGATAATGCTCTTGCTATCTTTGCTATTGGGACTTGCTCTAGCTTTGGTGGTATCCAAGCTGCAGCCCCAAATCCTACAAACGCAAAACCACTTCACAAAATCACCAATAAACCAGTAATCAATGTCCCAGGCTGTCCGCCAAGTGAGAAAAATATAGTCGGTAATGTCTTAAATTTCTTACTATTTGGCACACTTCCAGCACTTGATGTCTATAATAGACCAAAATGGGCTTATGGGCTTAGAATTCACGATCTTTGCGAGAGAAGAGGGCATTTTGATGCGGGTGAGTTTGTCCAAGAATTTGGCGATGAAGGTGCTAAAAATGGCTATTGCTTATACAAAGTCGGCTGTAAAGGGCCATATACCTTTAATAACTGCTCTAGAGAGAGATTTAATCAACACACTAGTTGGCCTATCCAAGCAGGCCATGGCTGTATCGGCTGCTCTGAGCCTGATTTTTGGGATCAGATGGGGCCATTTGAAGTGCCACTAGGTGATAGATTGTATAACACTGTATTTGATGGACTTGGGGCGGATGCTATAAGCGATAAAATCGGTATAGGTGTCTTAGCAATTACAGGCGTGGCTGTAGCGGCTCATGCGCTTATCGCTACTGCAACAAAAGAGAAGGAGTAA